The following proteins are co-located in the Solanum pennellii chromosome 8, SPENNV200 genome:
- the LOC107028837 gene encoding bifunctional protein FolD 1, mitochondrial-like isoform X6, with translation MIPVRMMRKMVWERSMNKLSRGLSSSQIRKPRSPSLVSLDLIDEWSSTFTRSHSHPIQKSTANNDTARIIDGRSAAEEIKSSIAIEVSRMKESIGKVPGLAVILVGQRRDSLAYVRNKIMACHEVGFRFSIAELPESCTEDAVCDALSNYNKDASIHGILVQLPLPQHFDEGKILNVLSLEKDVDGFHPLNIGNLAIQGREPLFIPCTAKGCIELLLSSDVEIVGKRAVVIGRSNIVGLPTFLLLQRHHATVSIVHAYSENPEIITREADILVAAAGVPNLVRGSWLKPGAVVLDVGINPIEDPESEHGYRLIGDVCFEEAVRIASAVTPVPGGVGPMTVAMLLLNTLEAAKRALCFT, from the exons ATGATCCCTGTGAGAATGATGAGAAAAATGGTGTGGGAGAGAAGCATGAATAAATTATCAAGAGGTCTGAGTTCGTCTCAGATTCGAAAGCCAAGGTCTCCATCTCTTGTTTCACTTGACCTCATCGATGAGTGGTCTTCCACTTTCACTCGTTCTCACTCTCATCCAATCCAAAAATCCA CAGCCAACAATGATACTGCTAGAATAATTGATGGGAGGTCTGCTGCCGAGGAAATTAAATCAAGCATAGCTATAGAAGTTAGCAGGATGAAGGAGTCAATAGGAAAGGTCCCTGGTTTGGCTGTAATATTGGTTGGCCAAAGGCGAGATTCTCTTGCCTATGTCCGCAACAAAATAATGGCTTGCCATGAGGTTGGGTTCAGATTTTCAATTGCTGAACTCCCTGAGAGCTGTACAGAAGACGCTGTCTGTGATGCATTGTCAAATTATAACAAGGATGCATCAATCCACGGTATTCTTGTGCAGCTTCCTTTGCCACAG CATTTTGATGAGGGAAAGATTTTAAATGTACTAAGCTTAGAAAAAGATGTGGATGGATTTCATCCATTAAACATTGGGAACTTGGCCATTCAGGGTAGAGAGCCATTGTTCATCCCGTGCACTGCTAAAGGCTGCATCGAGTTACTGCTAAGTTCTGATGTTGAAATCGTTGGGAAGAGAGCTGTAGTGATTGGGAGGAGCAACATCGTTGGATTACCtacttttttgttgttgcaG AGGCACCATGCAACAGTAAGCATTGTTCATGCATATTCAGAGAATCCAGAAATTATTACTCGTGAAGCTGATATACTTGTGGCAGCTGCTGGAGTACCTAATTTAGTCCGTGGTAGCTGGTTAAAGCCCGGAGCAGTTGTACTTGACGTAGGAATAAACCCAATTGAG GACCCTGAGAGCGAACATGGTTACCGTTTGATTGGTGATGTTTGCTTTGAAGAAGCAGTCAGGATCGCTTCTGCTGTAACCCCAGTGCCTGGAGGTGTAGGTCCCATGACAGTTGCAATGCTTCTTCTGAACACCCTTGAAGCCGCCAAACGCGCACTTTGTTTTACTTGA